The Haloplanus salinarum genome includes a region encoding these proteins:
- a CDS encoding flippase activity-associated protein Agl23, translating into MRSDGRRTLRAVLAIAALALAVRLLALGARIFHWDEGRVGYWILRYHETGEFAYRPIVHGPFLFVVNDWMFSVPGLGASDFSARLIVALVGGCLPLTAWLLRDRLRDTEVVALALVLAANPLLVYYSRFMRNDVLVGAFAFAALAVFVRGLDRGDVRYLYPAAALLGLAFTTKENAVVYLLCYLGAGALLVDHRLYRRARDGASVVTLVRTEWRTAAAYRLTSWGGSVRRGLGLAVAHLVAAVVVFVAVVAFFYAPRPDLWGALAAPARLPGVVESATVGSWESFFDLWVSGSHQSHDYLPFLYDYLETLLFGAPFVVLFAVVGFVADGYGAVDVDTPGSRGLVAFATYWGAVSIVGYPIATDIRAPWAAVHAVIPLAVPAAVGVATLARQVRTAVERARSRAGGGGSDVVRTLRAAWTPSAALAALLLCGAVAGVVGANATYTNSTDDDEAGEVIQWAQPENDLKETLALVRGVVRVDDEGPDVLFVGTHTPGNPSDVRFHVTDEGSLDQPRPGGPSWHTRLPLPWYLERYGAAVTSTPPDDKTLGSDPPPVIVAASWDEDVVDRQITGYSTHRHDFRLWNDEIVVFVEDDALDRARERGYA; encoded by the coding sequence ATGCGTTCCGACGGCCGCCGTACCCTCCGGGCGGTACTCGCCATCGCCGCCCTCGCGCTCGCCGTCAGGCTCCTCGCCCTCGGCGCCCGGATCTTCCACTGGGACGAGGGTCGGGTCGGCTACTGGATCCTCCGGTACCACGAGACCGGGGAGTTCGCCTACCGGCCCATCGTCCACGGTCCCTTCCTCTTCGTCGTCAACGACTGGATGTTCTCGGTGCCCGGCCTCGGGGCGAGCGACTTCAGCGCCCGCCTGATCGTCGCCCTCGTCGGCGGGTGCCTCCCGCTCACGGCGTGGCTCCTCCGCGACCGACTGCGGGACACAGAGGTCGTCGCGCTCGCGCTCGTCCTCGCGGCCAACCCCCTGCTGGTCTACTACTCCCGGTTCATGCGCAACGACGTCCTCGTCGGTGCCTTCGCGTTCGCGGCGCTCGCCGTCTTCGTCCGCGGCCTCGACCGGGGCGACGTCCGCTACCTCTACCCCGCCGCGGCCCTCCTCGGTCTCGCCTTTACCACCAAGGAGAACGCCGTCGTCTACCTCCTCTGCTATCTGGGTGCCGGCGCCCTCCTCGTCGACCACCGCCTGTACCGGCGGGCCCGCGACGGGGCGTCGGTCGTCACCCTCGTCCGCACGGAGTGGCGGACGGCCGCCGCCTACCGCCTGACGTCGTGGGGCGGGTCGGTCCGTCGCGGACTCGGCCTCGCGGTCGCCCACCTCGTCGCCGCCGTCGTCGTCTTCGTCGCCGTCGTCGCCTTCTTTTACGCACCGCGGCCCGACCTGTGGGGGGCCCTCGCGGCGCCCGCCCGCCTCCCGGGGGTCGTCGAGAGCGCCACCGTCGGCTCCTGGGAGTCCTTCTTCGACCTCTGGGTCTCCGGGAGCCACCAGAGCCACGACTATCTGCCCTTCCTCTATGACTACCTCGAAACATTACTGTTCGGGGCGCCTTTCGTCGTCCTCTTCGCCGTCGTCGGGTTCGTCGCCGACGGCTACGGTGCCGTAGACGTCGACACGCCCGGATCGCGGGGCCTCGTCGCCTTCGCGACCTACTGGGGCGCGGTCAGCATCGTCGGCTACCCCATCGCGACCGACATCCGGGCGCCGTGGGCCGCCGTCCACGCCGTGATTCCGCTCGCGGTCCCCGCGGCGGTCGGCGTCGCCACCCTCGCCCGGCAGGTCCGGACGGCGGTCGAACGGGCACGCTCCCGCGCCGGCGGGGGCGGGAGCGACGTGGTGCGCACGCTCCGGGCCGCGTGGACGCCCTCGGCGGCGCTCGCGGCGCTCCTGCTCTGTGGCGCCGTCGCGGGCGTCGTCGGCGCCAACGCCACGTACACGAACAGCACCGACGACGACGAGGCCGGGGAAGTCATCCAGTGGGCGCAGCCCGAGAACGACCTCAAGGAGACGCTGGCGCTGGTCCGCGGGGTGGTCCGCGTCGACGACGAGGGCCCGGACGTCCTGTTCGTCGGCACGCACACGCCCGGCAACCCGAGCGACGTCCGCTTCCACGTCACGGACGAGGGGTCGCTGGACCAGCCACGCCCCGGCGGGCCGTCCTGGCACACGCGGCTTCCGCTGCCCTGGTATCTCGAACGCTACGGGGCAGCGGTGACGAGCACACCCCCGGACGACAAGACGCTCGGGTCGGATCCGCCGCCAGTGATCGTCGCCGCCAGCTGGGACGAGGACGTCGTCGACCGACAGATCACGGGCTATTCGACCCACCGGCACGACTTCCGGCTCTGGAACGACGAGATCGTCGTGTTCGTCGAGGACGACGCCCTCGACCGGGCGCGCGAGCGAGGCTACGCGTAA
- the ribH gene encoding 6,7-dimethyl-8-ribityllumazine synthase, whose translation MIRLGLVVAEFNASVTEPMADAARDAAATADGDVEVTTELSVPGSYDTPLAADRLARRDDVDAVAVVGAIVTGDTDHDRVIGDATARALTRVSLDRDTPVTFGVSGPGMSGAEARERVEKGAEAVNAAVEMVRTLP comes from the coding sequence ATGATCAGGCTGGGACTGGTGGTGGCGGAGTTCAACGCGTCCGTCACCGAACCGATGGCGGACGCGGCCCGGGACGCGGCCGCGACGGCCGACGGGGACGTGGAAGTGACGACGGAGCTGTCGGTACCGGGGAGTTACGACACGCCGCTCGCGGCCGACCGACTGGCGCGCCGCGACGACGTCGACGCCGTGGCCGTCGTCGGCGCCATCGTCACCGGCGACACGGACCACGACCGGGTGATCGGCGACGCGACGGCGCGGGCGCTGACCCGCGTGAGCCTCGACCGCGACACCCCGGTCACGTTCGGCGTGTCCGGGCCGGGGATGAGCGGCGCCGAGGCCCGGGAGCGCGTCGAGAAGGGAGCGGAAGCGGTAAACGCAGCCGTCGAGATGGTACGCACGTTACCATGA
- a CDS encoding pyridoxal phosphate-dependent aminotransferase, with product MIDFDFASRVDRVEPSATLAISNLANELEADGIDVVDLSVGEPDFDTPENIKRAAEDSLAAGDTGYTSSNGIPELREAIAEKLRADGIDCAADNVVVTPGGKQALYEIFHTLIDGADGRSPSASGTSSRTGDEVVLLDPAWVSYEAQAKMAGADLSRVDLSPYDFQLEPALDDLAETVSDDTELLVVNSPSNPTGAVYSDAALEGVRDLAVDHDVTVISDEMYDEITYGVEQTSLGSLDGMGEHTITVNGFSKAYAMTGWRLGYFCAPESFVSQAGKIQSHSVSCAVNFVQHAGIEALRNTDEAVGEMREAFRERRDMLADLFADHGVDVPVGDGAFYMMLPVSDDDQAWCEGAIEDAHVATVPGSAFGTPGYARLSYAASTERLREGVERLADGGYI from the coding sequence ATGATCGACTTCGACTTCGCCTCGCGCGTCGACCGCGTCGAGCCGAGTGCGACGCTCGCAATCAGCAACCTCGCGAACGAACTCGAGGCCGACGGGATCGACGTCGTCGACCTCTCGGTGGGCGAACCCGACTTCGACACGCCGGAGAACATCAAACGGGCCGCCGAGGACTCCCTCGCCGCCGGCGATACGGGCTACACCTCCTCGAACGGTATCCCCGAACTCCGCGAGGCAATCGCGGAGAAACTGCGAGCCGACGGGATCGACTGCGCGGCCGACAACGTGGTCGTCACGCCGGGCGGCAAGCAGGCGCTCTACGAGATCTTCCACACCCTGATCGACGGGGCTGACGGGCGAAGCCCGTCCGCTAGCGGGACGTCGTCCCGCACTGGCGACGAGGTGGTCCTCCTCGACCCCGCGTGGGTGTCCTACGAGGCGCAGGCGAAGATGGCCGGCGCCGACCTCTCGCGGGTCGACCTCTCGCCGTACGACTTCCAACTCGAACCCGCGCTCGACGACCTCGCCGAAACCGTCTCCGACGACACCGAACTGCTGGTCGTCAACTCGCCGTCGAACCCCACGGGCGCCGTCTACTCCGACGCCGCCCTCGAAGGGGTCCGCGACCTCGCGGTCGATCACGACGTCACGGTCATCTCCGACGAGATGTACGACGAGATCACGTACGGGGTCGAACAGACCAGCCTCGGCTCGCTCGACGGCATGGGCGAGCACACCATCACCGTCAACGGCTTCTCGAAGGCCTACGCGATGACGGGCTGGCGGCTCGGCTACTTCTGTGCGCCCGAGTCGTTCGTCTCGCAGGCCGGCAAGATCCAGTCGCACTCGGTGTCGTGTGCCGTCAACTTCGTCCAGCACGCGGGGATCGAAGCCCTGCGGAACACCGACGAGGCCGTCGGCGAGATGCGCGAGGCCTTCCGCGAGCGCCGCGACATGCTCGCCGACCTCTTCGCCGACCACGGCGTCGACGTCCCCGTCGGCGACGGCGCCTTCTACATGATGCTCCCCGTCAGTGACGACGATCAGGCGTGGTGTGAGGGCGCCATCGAGGACGCCCACGTCGCTACGGTGCCCGGGAGCGCCTTCGGGACGCCCGGCTACGCCCGCCTCTCCTACGCGGCGAGCACGGAGCGCCTCCGCGAGGGCGTCGAGCGGCTGGCCGACGGCGGCTACATCTGA
- a CDS encoding DEAD/DEAH box helicase produces MRVRDLPLSAALVDHFESRGIEELYPPQAAAVEAGVTEGERLVAAVPTASGKTLIAELAMLTADGPGLYIVPLRALAREKYETFSELPGVSVGISTGDFDEAGEDLGENDVVVATSEKVDSAIRNGADWIADLACVVVDEVHLVGSEGRGPTLEVTLATLQRRAPGVCIVALSATVANPEEIADWLDAELIQSTWRPVDLRTGVYAEGSATFDDGTELAPTIAGDPEDATDAADALVSGAVDDGGQALAFVRSRREAETLAERLAGSGLGSAPDVASEIRDLDGSETGRRLADCVADGVAFHHAGLRSTHRIAVERAFRDRTLRVICATPTLAAGVNVPARRVVVRDQRRYTGSGMEWLPTLEVHQMCGRAGRPHLDPYGEAVLVGDASTRDELWERYVDADPERVESQLADPNALRTHVLSVVASEFAASREGILDVLDATFYAHGTPTRELGSVVDTAVADLVEMGMIAEGASLSATDLGDRVSKQYVTPETGARIVAGLRTAAGMDAPTALTALEIVCDTPDMQDTYLGNRERADMYDFARRHADEFTTGMNETADFEGWLTAVKTARVLHGWVEGASAADLVERFRIGPGDLESRIERAAWLLGAADAIAGAVEADADLPFRDLRARL; encoded by the coding sequence ATGCGCGTTCGGGACCTCCCACTGTCGGCGGCCCTCGTCGATCACTTCGAGTCGCGGGGGATCGAGGAGCTCTACCCCCCTCAGGCGGCGGCCGTCGAGGCGGGCGTCACGGAGGGCGAACGGCTCGTCGCCGCCGTGCCGACCGCCAGCGGCAAGACCCTGATCGCCGAACTCGCCATGCTGACTGCGGACGGCCCCGGCCTCTATATCGTTCCGCTCAGGGCGCTCGCCCGCGAAAAATACGAGACCTTCTCCGAACTGCCGGGCGTGAGCGTCGGCATCTCGACCGGCGACTTCGACGAAGCCGGCGAGGACCTCGGCGAGAACGACGTCGTCGTCGCCACGAGCGAGAAGGTGGATTCGGCCATCCGCAACGGCGCCGACTGGATCGCCGACCTCGCCTGCGTCGTCGTCGACGAGGTCCACCTCGTCGGGAGCGAGGGCCGCGGCCCGACCCTGGAGGTGACCCTCGCGACCCTCCAGCGGCGGGCGCCCGGTGTCTGCATCGTCGCCCTCTCGGCGACGGTCGCCAACCCGGAGGAGATCGCCGACTGGCTGGACGCCGAACTGATCCAATCGACCTGGCGACCGGTCGACCTTCGGACCGGCGTCTACGCCGAGGGATCGGCGACGTTCGACGACGGAACGGAGTTGGCCCCGACGATCGCGGGCGACCCCGAGGACGCCACCGACGCGGCGGACGCCCTCGTCTCGGGAGCCGTCGACGACGGGGGACAGGCCTTGGCGTTCGTCCGGTCGCGCCGCGAGGCCGAGACGCTCGCCGAGCGCCTCGCCGGGTCGGGCCTGGGAAGCGCCCCGGACGTGGCGAGCGAGATCCGCGACCTCGACGGCAGCGAGACCGGTCGCCGCCTCGCCGACTGCGTCGCCGACGGCGTCGCCTTTCACCACGCGGGGCTGCGGAGCACCCATCGGATCGCCGTCGAGCGGGCCTTCCGCGACCGGACCCTGCGGGTCATCTGTGCGACGCCGACCCTCGCGGCGGGCGTGAACGTCCCCGCGCGCCGGGTGGTGGTCCGCGACCAGCGACGCTACACCGGGTCGGGCATGGAGTGGCTCCCCACGCTGGAGGTCCACCAGATGTGCGGGCGGGCGGGGCGCCCCCACCTGGATCCGTACGGCGAGGCGGTGCTGGTCGGCGACGCGTCCACCCGCGACGAGCTGTGGGAGCGGTACGTCGACGCCGACCCGGAGCGGGTGGAGTCACAGCTGGCCGACCCGAACGCGCTCCGGACGCACGTCCTCTCGGTCGTCGCCTCCGAGTTCGCGGCGTCCCGCGAGGGTATCCTCGACGTGCTCGACGCGACGTTCTACGCCCACGGGACGCCGACACGGGAACTGGGCAGCGTCGTCGACACGGCGGTCGCCGACCTCGTGGAGATGGGGATGATCGCCGAGGGGGCGTCGCTGTCGGCGACCGACCTCGGCGACCGCGTCTCGAAGCAGTACGTCACCCCCGAGACGGGCGCCCGGATCGTCGCCGGCCTGCGGACGGCGGCGGGGATGGACGCCCCGACGGCGCTGACGGCGCTCGAAATCGTCTGTGATACGCCGGACATGCAGGACACCTACCTCGGGAACCGCGAGAGGGCGGACATGTACGACTTCGCGCGGCGCCACGCCGACGAGTTCACGACCGGGATGAACGAGACGGCGGACTTCGAGGGCTGGCTCACCGCCGTGAAGACGGCGCGGGTCCTCCACGGGTGGGTCGAGGGAGCGAGCGCGGCGGACCTGGTCGAGCGGTTCCGCATCGGCCCCGGCGACCTGGAGTCGCGGATCGAACGCGCCGCGTGGCTGCTCGGCGCGGCCGACGCCATCGCGGGAGCGGTCGAGGCCGACGCGGACCTGCCCTTTCGCGACCTGCGGGCGCGGCTCTGA
- a CDS encoding DUF4349 domain-containing protein, which yields MARRNRSVTVLLVALVLLAGCGGSAGGADAGGGGDSGLTEASMAEERAVDAQADGGDGGDGGGDGAAASATSRSIIRTGTVELRVDDYERSRSNLTALVESQGGYVGESAQQVRGDDDATWTEGRVVLRVPAENFSTTMAAIEREGTVRASRTSTQDVTEQVVDLEARLENLRAERERLRTLYAEANDTEDVLAVERRLSEVQTEIERTEAELQNIQRRVAYSTITVELTEPRPDRPAPDRWYDTSVVAAFLESVEGVGVVLRATVVAAAFVAPYLLVFLTPFAVVGGLLYRYRHRIL from the coding sequence ATGGCACGACGAAACCGATCGGTCACCGTGTTGCTCGTGGCGCTGGTCCTCCTTGCCGGCTGTGGCGGGTCGGCCGGGGGCGCGGACGCCGGTGGCGGGGGCGACAGCGGCCTCACCGAGGCGTCGATGGCCGAGGAACGCGCCGTCGACGCCCAGGCCGACGGGGGCGACGGCGGCGATGGCGGGGGCGACGGCGCCGCCGCGTCGGCGACGAGCCGGTCGATCATCCGAACCGGGACCGTCGAGTTGCGGGTCGACGACTACGAGCGGAGCCGGTCGAACCTGACGGCGCTCGTGGAGTCCCAGGGCGGCTACGTCGGCGAGTCGGCCCAGCAGGTCCGCGGCGACGACGACGCCACCTGGACCGAGGGCCGGGTCGTCCTGCGGGTCCCCGCGGAGAACTTCTCGACGACGATGGCCGCCATCGAGCGCGAGGGAACGGTCCGTGCGTCCCGAACCTCGACCCAGGACGTGACCGAGCAGGTGGTCGACCTGGAGGCGCGGCTCGAGAACCTCCGGGCCGAACGCGAGCGCCTGCGGACCCTCTACGCGGAGGCGAACGACACCGAGGACGTCCTCGCGGTCGAGCGCCGACTCTCCGAGGTCCAGACCGAAATCGAGCGCACGGAGGCCGAGTTACAGAACATCCAGCGGCGGGTCGCCTACTCGACCATCACGGTCGAACTGACCGAACCCCGGCCCGACCGCCCGGCACCCGACCGGTGGTACGACACGTCGGTCGTCGCCGCCTTCCTCGAATCCGTCGAGGGCGTCGGCGTCGTCCTCCGGGCGACCGTCGTCGCCGCCGCCTTCGTCGCGCCGTACCTCCTCGTCTTCCTCACGCCCTTCGCCGTCGTCGGGGGACTGCTCTACCGGTACCGACACCGGATCCTCTGA
- a CDS encoding DUF7260 family protein, whose protein sequence is MTARIERARTAVAEERTSVAAERDAFAAFDRRVAEISAVAASSSPPLLTDPRPSGASLERVRTAYVETVMSVPHYETEYGDTVAESLAAEFGDDLAAALVGGSALTPEFRDAVRAAAAAAEREREAFLDVLDREDASLARAADDLSAAWADLVALDDRPLSEQSFDDLYDLWGSVREVEARIDGVGMRRQETIRGRRSELPGVPTDLAEYLYADCPANYPVLAAVADRGRAARRARRRVERRLATTA, encoded by the coding sequence ATGACGGCCCGCATCGAGCGGGCACGGACGGCCGTCGCCGAGGAACGAACCAGCGTCGCGGCGGAACGCGACGCCTTCGCGGCGTTCGACCGGCGGGTCGCGGAGATATCGGCAGTCGCGGCGTCGTCGTCGCCGCCGCTGCTGACCGATCCCCGGCCGTCGGGGGCGTCGCTCGAACGCGTCCGGACGGCCTACGTGGAGACGGTGATGAGCGTCCCCCACTACGAGACGGAGTACGGCGACACGGTGGCCGAGAGCCTCGCGGCGGAGTTCGGCGACGACCTCGCGGCGGCGCTCGTCGGCGGATCGGCGCTGACCCCGGAGTTCCGCGACGCCGTCCGGGCGGCGGCCGCCGCCGCGGAGCGCGAGCGCGAGGCGTTCCTCGACGTCCTCGACCGCGAGGACGCCTCGCTCGCCCGCGCGGCCGACGACCTGTCCGCGGCCTGGGCCGACCTCGTCGCCCTGGACGACCGGCCGCTGTCCGAGCAGTCGTTCGACGATCTGTACGACCTGTGGGGATCCGTTCGCGAGGTGGAGGCGCGAATCGACGGGGTCGGGATGCGCCGCCAGGAGACGATCCGGGGCCGGCGGAGCGAACTCCCGGGCGTCCCCACGGATCTGGCGGAGTACCTCTACGCCGACTGCCCGGCGAACTACCCGGTCCTCGCGGCGGTCGCGGACCGCGGACGGGCGGCGAGACGCGCCCGGCGACGGGTCGAGCGACGCCTCGCCACGACGGCCTGA
- a CDS encoding aminotransferase class V-fold PLP-dependent enzyme codes for MRPEDLRAEIPALERGVYFNTGASGPAPRRVVEAAGDFLEHHEYVAPVEEGAYPAAFETFEETREVVADFLGADPAEIALTESTADGIARVAAALDWNPGDVVVRTDLEHSAGVVPWWNLRDQGVEVRVLDTEAGRLDLDSVAEAVADARLLCLNSITWNYGTRLPVAEIVEIAHDHDTLVLVDGVQSPGQVPVDVREWGADFVAAAGHKWLLGPWGAGFLYVDRSVADGLTPGIASYRSVADASADDLSLKAGAPRLEVGTTSPAPYRGLIEAIDTVEALGYDTVTGRIERLTDRLKAGLGDRLLSPRAYESGLVTFDADDPEGLVDRLADEGIHVRSLPYPDAVRASVHVFNTAADVDALLDAL; via the coding sequence ATGCGACCCGAAGACCTGCGTGCGGAGATTCCCGCCCTCGAACGCGGCGTCTACTTCAACACCGGCGCCTCCGGCCCGGCCCCGCGGCGCGTCGTCGAGGCGGCCGGTGACTTCCTCGAACACCACGAGTACGTCGCCCCCGTCGAGGAGGGAGCGTACCCCGCGGCCTTCGAGACGTTCGAGGAGACCCGCGAGGTCGTCGCCGACTTCCTGGGTGCCGATCCCGCGGAGATCGCACTCACCGAGAGCACGGCCGACGGCATCGCCCGGGTCGCCGCGGCCCTCGACTGGAACCCCGGTGACGTCGTCGTCCGCACCGACCTCGAACACTCCGCGGGGGTCGTCCCCTGGTGGAACCTCCGCGATCAGGGGGTCGAGGTCCGCGTCCTCGACACCGAGGCCGGTCGCCTCGACCTCGATTCGGTCGCCGAGGCCGTCGCCGACGCGCGCCTGCTCTGTCTGAACTCGATCACCTGGAATTACGGAACCCGGCTGCCGGTCGCGGAGATCGTCGAGATCGCCCACGACCACGACACGCTGGTGCTGGTCGACGGCGTCCAGTCGCCGGGGCAGGTCCCCGTCGACGTCCGCGAGTGGGGAGCCGACTTCGTCGCCGCCGCCGGCCACAAGTGGCTCCTCGGGCCCTGGGGGGCGGGATTTCTCTACGTCGACCGGTCGGTGGCCGACGGCCTCACGCCGGGGATCGCCAGCTACCGGAGCGTCGCGGACGCCAGTGCCGACGACCTGTCGCTGAAAGCCGGCGCCCCGCGACTGGAGGTGGGGACCACGTCGCCGGCGCCGTACCGCGGGCTGATCGAGGCCATCGACACGGTGGAGGCGCTCGGCTACGACACCGTCACCGGCCGGATCGAGCGCCTGACCGACCGCCTCAAGGCGGGGCTCGGGGATCGACTGCTGAGCCCCCGCGCGTACGAGTCCGGGCTCGTCACCTTCGACGCCGACGACCCCGAAGGACTGGTCGATCGCCTCGCCGACGAGGGGATCCACGTCCGGTCGCTCCCCTACCCCGACGCGGTCCGGGCGTCGGTCCACGTGTTCAACACCGCCGCGGACGTCGACGCGTTGCTCGACGCGCTGTGA
- a CDS encoding PH domain-containing protein produces the protein MNRLHPRVRVVWAGQAAIVAVALAGVTVAVDRLAVDLPVWVPPAVLVVVLGFGVGLALARYRVWRYEVRDDALYLERGVFTRVRTVVPFVRLQHVDSSRGPVERLLGLASAVVYTAGSRGADVRIPGLTPAGADDLRERLKRLAIRAEGDDAV, from the coding sequence ATGAACCGACTCCACCCGCGGGTTCGCGTCGTGTGGGCCGGACAGGCCGCCATCGTCGCCGTCGCCCTCGCCGGCGTCACCGTCGCCGTCGACCGGCTGGCGGTCGACCTGCCGGTGTGGGTCCCGCCGGCCGTCCTCGTCGTCGTCCTCGGCTTCGGCGTCGGCCTCGCGCTGGCCCGCTATCGGGTCTGGCGCTACGAGGTCCGCGACGACGCCCTGTATCTCGAACGCGGCGTCTTCACCCGCGTCCGGACGGTCGTCCCCTTCGTCCGCCTCCAGCACGTCGACTCCTCGCGTGGTCCCGTCGAACGCCTCCTCGGCCTGGCAAGCGCCGTCGTCTACACCGCCGGCTCGCGGGGCGCGGACGTCCGGATCCCGGGACTGACGCCCGCCGGGGCCGACGACCTGCGGGAGCGGCTGAAGCGACTCGCCATCCGCGCCGAGGGCGACGACGCCGTATGA
- a CDS encoding PH domain-containing protein, which produces MKLSPLSVPYRVLERGGSIVFTAAILFSGASAAFGPAGGPAVVALVGLALLALIGYEVAYYRRFEYALDGDTLDIRSGVISRRNREIPLGRIQNVDISRNVVQRALGVAVVGFETAGGSETEASLRFVEFEEAKRLQGEIGRLKRGDEAEAAGEGPDTTELFALTPRELALVGALSFDARVPGLLIVLLSGSVPALSSLLPDGSRRLLLAAGVVALALGVVLVAWAAGAVVAVLNYYDFRLARIGDELQYERGLLRRYDGSIPLDKVQTLTVLDDPLKRAFGYASLRIETAGYAPGSGEGGSEAAVPLAARDRVFALANRIEAVGSPAFERPPRRVRGRYAVRYLLAVGVLVGLLYGVDRFVAGSIPWYGPAALAPLTPVAAHLKWKHRGYWLGEDHLVTRNGVLRRRIKVVPYYRIQTVIDTRTVFQRRWGVATVTADTAGSLSLTGHDAAAVDVDTATAERLRRTLDARLRTALAARRGWIDDGRPDDGASGDADDEDADDNVGTENAEAGDANGVDDDS; this is translated from the coding sequence ATGAAGCTCTCCCCGCTCTCGGTGCCCTACCGGGTGCTCGAACGTGGCGGCAGCATCGTCTTCACCGCCGCCATCCTCTTTTCGGGGGCCTCCGCCGCCTTCGGCCCCGCCGGCGGGCCCGCCGTCGTCGCCCTCGTCGGCCTCGCCCTCCTCGCGCTGATCGGCTACGAGGTGGCGTACTACCGCCGGTTCGAGTACGCCCTCGACGGCGATACCCTCGACATCCGATCGGGGGTGATCTCCCGTCGGAACCGTGAGATCCCCCTCGGACGCATCCAGAACGTCGACATCAGTCGCAACGTCGTCCAGCGGGCGCTCGGCGTCGCCGTCGTCGGCTTCGAGACGGCCGGCGGGAGCGAGACGGAGGCGTCGCTCCGCTTCGTCGAGTTCGAGGAGGCAAAACGCCTCCAGGGCGAGATCGGTCGCCTGAAACGCGGCGACGAGGCGGAGGCGGCGGGCGAGGGTCCCGACACGACCGAACTGTTCGCGCTCACGCCACGGGAACTCGCACTCGTCGGGGCGCTGTCGTTCGACGCCCGCGTCCCGGGACTCCTGATCGTCCTCCTCTCCGGGAGCGTCCCCGCCCTGTCGTCGCTCCTGCCCGACGGGTCGAGACGGCTCCTCCTCGCCGCGGGCGTCGTCGCGCTCGCCCTCGGCGTCGTCCTCGTGGCGTGGGCGGCCGGGGCCGTCGTGGCCGTCCTCAACTACTACGACTTCCGGCTGGCGCGGATCGGGGACGAACTACAGTACGAGCGCGGGCTCCTCCGGCGCTACGACGGGTCCATCCCCCTCGACAAGGTACAGACGCTGACGGTGCTCGACGACCCCCTGAAGCGGGCCTTCGGCTACGCGTCGCTCCGGATCGAGACGGCGGGCTACGCGCCCGGATCGGGTGAGGGGGGATCGGAGGCGGCCGTCCCACTCGCGGCGCGCGACCGCGTCTTCGCCCTCGCCAACCGGATCGAAGCCGTCGGCTCGCCGGCCTTCGAGCGCCCGCCCCGGCGGGTCCGGGGCCGGTACGCAGTCCGCTATCTCCTCGCCGTCGGCGTCCTCGTCGGTCTCCTCTACGGCGTGGACCGATTCGTGGCCGGATCGATCCCCTGGTACGGCCCCGCGGCGCTCGCCCCCCTCACGCCCGTCGCCGCCCACCTCAAGTGGAAACACCGGGGCTACTGGCTCGGCGAGGACCACCTCGTCACGCGGAACGGCGTCCTCAGGCGGCGGATCAAGGTCGTCCCGTACTACCGGATCCAGACGGTGATCGACACGCGGACCGTGTTCCAGCGGCGGTGGGGAGTGGCGACCGTCACCGCCGACACCGCGGGGTCGCTCTCGTTGACCGGTCACGACGCCGCCGCCGTCGACGTCGACACGGCGACGGCCGAACGCCTCCGCCGGACCCTCGACGCCCGGCTCCGGACGGCGCTCGCCGCCCGACGCGGCTGGATCGACGACGGGCGGCCGGACGACGGCGCCAGCGGCGACGCGGACGACGAGGATGCGGACGACAACGTCGGGACGGAGAACGCGGAAGCCGGGGACGCGAACGGCGTCGACGACGACTCCTGA